The Bubalus bubalis isolate 160015118507 breed Murrah chromosome 18, NDDB_SH_1, whole genome shotgun sequence genome contains a region encoding:
- the DHX38 gene encoding pre-mRNA-splicing factor ATP-dependent RNA helicase PRP16: MEDSGEDASLHRLEGTDVDSQVGGLIFKTKSAASEQHVFKAPAPRPSLLGLDLLASLKRKEREEKDDGEDKKKSRISSYKDWEESKDDQRDAEAEDSDQAGRSGRKDRHYRSARVETPSHPGGVSEEFWERSRQRERERREHGVYASSKDEKDRKKERSRDRDCDRKRDRDERDRSRHSSRSERDGGSDRSSRRNEPESPRHRPKDAATPSRSTWEEEDSGCGSSRRSQWESPSPTPSYRDSERSHRPSSRDRDRSVRSRYSDDTPLPTPSYKYNEWADDRRHLGSTPRLSRGRGRREDGEEGISFDTEEERQQWEDDQRQADRDWYMMDEGYDEFHNPLAYSSEDYVRRREQHLHKQKQKRISAQRRQINEDNERWETNRMLTSGVVHRLEVDEDFEEDSAAKVHLMVHNLVPPFLDGRIVFTKQPEPVIPVKDATSDLAIIARKGSQTVRKHREQKERKKAQHKHWELAGTKLGDIMGVKKEEEPDKSLTEDGKVDYRTEQKFADHMKKKSEASSEFAKKKSILEQRQYLPIFAVQQELLTIIRDNSIVIVVGETGSGKTTQLTQYLHEDGYTDYGMIGCTQPRRVAAMSVAKRVSEEMGGNLGEEVGYAIRFEDCTSESTLIKYMTDGILLRESLREADLDHYSAIIMDEAHERSLNTDVLFGLLREVVARRSDLKLIVTSATMDAEKFASFFGNVPIFHIPGRTFPVDILFSKTPQEDYVEAAVKQSLQVHLSGAPGDILIFMPGQEDIEVTSDQIVEHLEELENAPALAVLPIYSQLPSDLQAKIFQKAPDGVRKCIVATNIAETSLTVDGIMFVIDSGYCKLKVFNPRIGMDALQIYPISQANANQRSGRAGRTGPGQCFRLYTQSAYKNELLTTTVPEIQRTNLANVVLLLKSLGVQDLLQFHFMDPPPEDNMLNSMYQLWILGALDNTGGLTSTGRLMVEFPLDPALSKMLIVSCDMGCSSEILLIVSMLSVPAIFYRPKGREEESDQIREKFAVPESDHLSYLNVYLQWKNNNYSTIWCNDHFIHAKAMRKVREVRAQLKDIMVQQRMSLASCGTDWDIVRKCICAAYFHQAAKLKGIGEYVNIRTGMPCHLHPTSSLFGMGYTPDYIVYHELVMTTKEYMQCVTAVDGEWLAELGPMFYSVKQAGKSRQENRRRAKEEASAMEEEMALAEEQLRARRQEQEKRSPLGSVRSTKIYTPGRKEQGEPMTPRRTPARFGL, translated from the exons ATGGAGGACAGTGGTGAGGATGCCTCGCTCCATCGGTTGGAAGGCACGGACGTGGACTCTCAGGTTGGCGGCCTTATTTTTAAGACCAAAAGTGCGGCTAGTGAGCAGCATGTCTTCAAGGCCCCTGCACCCCGGCCTTCATTGCTGGGACTGGACTTGTTGGCTTCtctgaagaggaaggagagagaggagaaggatgATGGCGAGGACAAGAAGAAGTCCAGAATCTCTTCATACAAGGACTGGGAAGAGAGCAAGGATGACCAGAGGGACGCTGAGGCAGAAGACAGTGACCAGGCTGGCCGAAGTGGCCGAAAAGACAG GCATTACCGATCAGCCCGGGTGGAGACTCCATCCCATCCTGGTGGTGTAAGTGAAGAGTTTTGGGAACGCAGTCGGCAGAGAGAGCGGGAGCGGCGGGAGCATGGCGTGTATGCCTCATCCAAAGACGAAAAGGATCGGAAGAAGGAGAGGTCGAGGGATCGAGACTGTGACCGCAAGAGAGACAGAG ATGAGCGGGACAGAAGCAGGCACAGCAGCAGATCGGAGCGAGATGGAGGGTCAGATcgcagcagcagaagaaatgaACCCGAGAGCCCCCGACACCGGCCTAAAG ATGCTGCCACCCCTTCACGGTCTACCTGGGAGGAAGAGGACAGTGGCTGTGGCTCCTCGAGGCGCTCACAGTGGGAATCGCCCTCCCCCACGCCTTCCTATCGCGATTCCGAGCGGAGTCATCGGCCGTCCAGTCGAGACAGGGACAG GTCTGTGAGGAGCAGGTACTCAGATGACACCCCTCTGCCAACCCCATCCTACAAATACAACGAGTGGGCCGATGACAGAAGACACCTGGGGTCCACCCCACGTCTGTCCAGGGGCCGAG GGAGACGTGAGGATGGCGAAGAAGGAATTTCATTTGACACAGAAGAGGAACGGCAGCAGTGGGAGGATGACCAGAGG CAAGCCGACCGGGATTGGTACATGATGGACGAGGGGTATGATGAGTTCCACAACCCCCTGGCCTACTCCTCCGAGGACTATGTGAGGAGGCGGGAGCAGCACCTacacaaacagaagcagaagcgcATTTCAGCTCAGCGGAGACAGATCAATGAG GACAACGAGCGCTGGGAGACCAACCGCATGCTCACCAGCGGGGTGGTGCACCGGCTGGAGGTGGATGAGGACTTCGAGGAGGACAGCGCGGCCAAGGTGCACCTCATGGTGCACAACCTGGTGCCGCCCTTCCTGGACGGGCGCATCGTCTTCACCAAGCAG CCGGAGCCTGTGATTCCAGTCAAGGATGCCACTTCAGACTTAGCCATCATTGCTCGGAAAGGCAGTCAAACAGTGCGGAAACACAGGGAGCAAAAGGAGCGCAAGAAG GCTCAACACAAACATTGGGAATTGGCTGGAACCAAACTGGGAGATATAATGGGcgtcaaaaaagaagaagagccGGATAAATCTCTGACAGAGGATGGGAAAGTGGACTACAG GACAGAGCAGAAGTTTGCTGACCACATGAAGAAGAAAAGCGAGGCCAGCAGCGAGTTTGCCAAGAAGAAGTCGATTCTGGAGCAGAGGCAGTACCTGCCCATCTTCGCCGTGCAGCAGGAACTCCTCACGATCATCAG AGACAACAGCATCGTGATCGTGGTTGGGGAGACAGGGAGTGGAAAGACCACGCAGCTGACCCAGTACTTGCATGAAGACGGCTACACGGACTATGGGATGATCGGATGCACCCAGCCCCGCCGTGTGGCCGCCATGTCGGTGGCCAAGAGAGTCAGTGAAGAGATGGGGGGAAACCTCGGTGAGGAG GTGGGTTATGCCATCCGCTTCGAAGACTGCACTTCAGAAAGCACCTTGATCAAGTACATGACTGATGGCATCCTGCTGAGAGAGTCCCTGCGGGAAGCTGACCTGGATCACTACAGCGCCATCATCATGGACGAGGCCCATGAGCGCTCCCTCAACACCGACGTGCTCTTCGGGCTGCTCCGGGAG GTGGTGGCTCGGCGCTCAGACCTGAAGCTCATTGTCACATCAGCCACCATGGACGCAGAGAAATTTGCCTCCTTTTTTGGGAACGTCCCCATCTTCCACATCCCTGGACGTACCTTCCCTGTGGACATTCTCTTCAGCAAG ACCCCACAGGAAGACTATGTGGAGGCCGCGGTGAAGCAGTCCCTCCAGGTGCATCTGTCGGGGGCCCCCGGGGACATCCTCATCTTCATGCCTGGCCAAGAGGACATTGAG GTGACCTCAGATCAGATTGTGGAGCACCTGGAAGAACTAGAGAACGCGCCCGCCTTGGCTGTGCTGCCCATCTACTCCCAGCTGCCCTCTGACCTCCAGGCCAAGATCTTCCAGAAG gCTCCAGATGGCGTCCGGAAGTGTATTGTCGCCACTAACATTGCTGAGACCTCCCTGACCGTCGACGGCATCATGTTTGTTATCGATTCCGGTTATTGTAAGTTAAAG GTCTTCAACCCCCGGATTGGCATGGATGCTCTGCAGATCTACCCCATCAGCCAGGCCAATGCCAACCAGCGGTCGGGACGAGCAGGCAGGACGGGCCCAGGTCAGTGTTTCAG ACTCTACACCCAGAGTGCCTACAAGAACGAGCTCCTGACCACCACGGTGCCCGAGATCCAGCGGACCAACCTGGCCAACGTGGTGCTGCTGCTCAAGTCCCTGGGGGTGCAGGACCTGCTGCAGTTCCACTTCATGGACCCACCCCCGGAGGACAACATGCTCAACTCCATGTACCAGCTCTGGATCCTTGGGGCCCTGGACAACACAG GTGGTCTGACCTCGACGGGGCGGTTGATGGTGGAGTTCCCGCTGGACCCGGCCCTGTCCAAGATGCTCATCGTGTCCTGTGACATGGGCTGCAGCTCCGAGATCCTGCTCATCGTCTCCATGCTCTCGGTCCCAGCCATCTTCTACAGGCCCAAG gGCCGAGAGGAGGAGAGCGATCAAATCCGGGAGAAGTTCGCAGTCCCTGAGAGTGACCACCTGAGCTACCTGAATGTCTACCTGCAGTGGAAGAACAATAATTACTCCACCATCTGGTGTAATGATCATTTCATCCACGCCAAGGCCATGCGGAAG GTCCGGGAGGTGCGGGCTCAGCTCAAGGACATCATGGTGCAGCAGCGGATGAGCCTGGCCTCGTGTGGCACTGACTGGGACATCGTCAGGAAGTGCATCTGTGCTGCCTATTTCCACCAGGCAGCCAAGCTCAAG GGAATCGGGGAGTATGTGAACATCCGGACAGGCATGCCCTGCCACCTGCACCCTACTAGCTCCCTCTTTGGAATGGGCTACACCCCAGACTACATTGTGTATCATGAGTTGGTCATGACCACCAAG GAGTACATGCAGTGTGTGACTGCCGTGGACGGAGAGTGGCTGGCAGAGCTGGGCCCCATGTTCTACAGCGTGAAACAGGCTGGGAAGTCTCGGCAG
- the TXNL4B gene encoding thioredoxin-like protein 4B — protein sequence MSFLLPKLSSKKAVDQAIKSTAEKVLVLRFGRDEDPVCLQLDDILSKTSSDLSKMAAIYLVDVDQTPVYTHYFDISYIPSTVFFFNGQHMKVDYGSPDHTKFVGSFKTKQDFIDLIEVIYRGAMRGKLIVQSPIDPKNIPKYDLLYQDI from the exons ATGAGCTTCCTGTTACCCAAACTGAGTAGCAAAAAGGCAGTAGACCAAGCAATAAAAAGTACTGCAGAGAAGGTGCTGGTTCTCAGGTTTGGGAGAGACGAGGATCCGGTCTGTCTGCAACTAGATGACATA CTTTCTAAGACCTCTTCCGACTTAAGTAAAATGGCTGCTATCTATCTAGTAGACGTGGACCAAACCCCAGTTTATACACACTATTTTGACATCAGTTATATTCCATCTACTGTGTTTTTCTTCAATGGGCAGCATATGAAAGTGGATTATGG GTCTCCAGATCACACTAAGTTTGTGGGAAGTTTCAAAACCAAACAAGACTTCATAGATTTGATTGAAGTAATTTATCGAGGCGCAATGAGGGGGAAACTTATTGTGCAAAGTCCTATTGATCCCAAGAATATTCCCAAGTACGACCTCCTCTATCAAGACAtttag